The following proteins are encoded in a genomic region of Nicotiana sylvestris chromosome 4, ASM39365v2, whole genome shotgun sequence:
- the LOC138890251 gene encoding uncharacterized protein gives MVARDTGPPVHVVPPSEIGEQWMREVVQLLTRIVSIHERQLESGADAQRDRTGSSTVREFLHLAPSLFTGSNSTEDPQNFKDQMYRVLRVMHASITEAVELASFRVRDVVVLWYEAWERSRGPNVPPAEWEDFSEDFLAHYLPREVREARLDQFFNLKQRDMSVRDYSHKFNSLARYAPDIVYTMRARVHHYVDGFGDHLIKDCRVASLLDDVDISRIQAFAQTTEDLSRRIRDTRRDREQSKRDHTMGSYSEPRGDFRPPLHRYPPRSAGSFPAQMQGQRYDRYIQSGSGQSSGQPEGRRHECSTQMRQPTPPCTRYGRGAPAQHLGSTAASSPSVRALRLGPQSTQGRGRDRGGGDTSGSSGGQNRFYALTGRQDSEASPDVVTGILTIHSHAIYALIDPVSTLSYITPFIAGKLDMRSELLPQSVEVSTLVGDSIVVNHVYRGCTMLINDRPTSVDLVELFMLELDVIMDMDWLAACYANIDCRAKVVRFHFPSEPVLE, from the exons ATGGTAGCTAGAGACACAGGACCTCCAGTACATGTTGTTCCCCCATCAGAGATTGGGGAGCAGTGGATGAGGGAGGTAGTTCAGTTGCTGACTAGGATAGTTTCTATTCATGAGCGACAGCTAGAGTCGGGAGCAGATGCCCAGAGAGATCGGACAGGAAGCTCGACGGTACGAGAGTTTCTTCACTTGGCCCCTTCATTATTTACAGGATCCAATTCCACTGAGGATCCCCAAAACTTTAAAGACCAAATGTATAGAGTATTGAGGGTGATGCATGCCTCCATCACCGAGGCTGTGGAGTTGGCTTCTTTTCGAGTACGTGATGTAGTCGTCCTATGGTATGAGGCATGGGAGAGATCTAGAGGACCTAATGTTCCGCCAGCAGAGTGGGAGGACTTCTCTGAGGACTTTTTAGCCCATTATTTGCCACGGGAGGTTCGGGAGGCCCGTCTTGACCAGTTTTTTAACCTTAAGCAGAGGGATATGAGTGTGAGGGATTATAGCCATAAGTTTAATTCTTTAGCGAGGTATGCACCAGATATCGTATATACCATGAGGGCTAGAGTTCATCATTATGTGGATGGTTTTGGGGATCATCTGATTAAAGATTGTAGGGTAGCATCCCTATTGGATGATGTAGATATTTCCCGCATACAGGCTTTCGCTCAGACTACAGAGGACCTTTCCCGTCGGATTCGTGATACTCGTAGGGATAGGGAGCAGAGTAAGAGGGATCATACTATGGGGTCTTATAGCGAGCCACGGGGTGATTTTAGGCCCCCACTCCATCGATATCCACCTCGGTCAGCAGGTAGTTTCCCAGCACAGATGCAGGGCCAGCGGTATGATCGATATATTCAGTCAGGATCGGGGCAGAGCTCAGGCCAGCCTGAGGGGCGTCGACACGAGTGTTCTACACAAATGAGACAGCCTACTCCTCCATGTACTCGGTACG GGAGAGGTGCACCAGCTCAGCATTTAGGATCCACAGCAGCCTCTTCGCCCTCAGTCCGTGCTCTTCGACTAGGTCCACAGTCTACTCAGGGCCGTGGTAGGGATAGAGGTGGAGGAGACACCTCAGGTTCTAGTGGTGGCCAAAACCGCTTTTATGCACTCACAGGCCGACAGGATTCAGAGGCATCCCCAGATGTTGTCACAGGTATATTGACAATACATTCTCATGCCATTTATGCATTGATAGATCCCGTCTCTACACTTTCATATATTACTCCATTTATTGCTGGTAAGCTTGACATGAGATCTGAGTTGTTGCCACAGTCAGTTGAGGTGTCTACGCTAGTTGGCGACTCTATTGTAGTTAATCATGTCTATCGAGGTTGTACAATGTTAATTAATGACCGTCCAACCTCTGTTGATTTAGTTGAATTGTTTATGCTAGAACTCGATGTCATTATGGATATGGATtggttggcagcttgttatgcTAATATTGATTGTCGTGCAAAGGTGGTTCGATTTCATTTTCCTAGTGAGCCTGTCCTTGAATAG